The Haloplanus sp. GDY1 genomic sequence GCCAACCGGGGGAGGGGATGGTGCTCGTACCCGTCACCGAGGAGTCGCGGGCGACCGCCCGCGACCTGCTCTCCCGGATGGCCGGCGAGGTGGACGCCGCGCTCGCGATACTCGGCGATTCGGCCGATTCGGGCGCTTCGTAATCCTTTTGTCCGGTTCGAGACCACGTATGGGTAACTGAACGATGGATATCGATATCATCGAGGAAGACGAGAACCCCATGTTGCACCGCACCGACGTGCGTTTCCGGATCACTCACGAGGACGCCACCCCCTCGCGACTCTCCGTTCGAGACAGTCTCGCGGCCAAACTCAACAAGGACTCCGACGAGGTCGTCGTCCACGAACTCGACACGAAGTTCGGGATGCGCAAGACCATCGGCTACGCCAAGGTGTACGAGAGCCCGGACCACGCCCGCGACGTCGAGCAGGACCACATGCTCGACCGGAACAAGATCAGCGCCGACGCCGAGGACGCCGAGGACGCCGACGCCGAAGAGGCATAGCGGACACCGATGCGGATCCTCGGCATCGAGGGGACGGCGTGGGCGGCCAGCGCCGCCGTCTACCGGTTCGACCCGGACGCTCCCCTCGACGCCGACCCGCCGTTCATCGAAACCGACGCCTACCAGCCCGACAGCGGCGGCATTCACCCGCGCGAGGCCGCCGAACACATGGGCGAGGCCATCCCCGCCGTCGTCGAGGCGGCCCTCGACGCCGCCGACGGTCCGATCGACGCCGTGGCCTTCTCACGGGGGCCGGGTCTGGGTCCCTGTCTCCGCGTCGTCGGCACCGCCGCCCGCGCCCTCGCCGGCACCCTCGACGTGCCCCTCGTCGGCGTCAACCACATGGTCGCCCACCTCGAAATCGGGCGCCACGGCTCCGGCTTCGACTCGCCCGTCTGCCTGAACGCCAGCGGCGCCAACGCCCACCTGCTGGGCTACCACGACGGTCGGTATCGCGTCCTCGGCGAAACCATGGACACCGGCGTCGGGAACGCCCTCGATAAGTTCACGCGACACGTCGGCTGGTCACACCCCGGCGGCCCGAAGGTTGAGGACGCGGCCAGGGACGGCGAGTACGTCGACCTGCCCTACGTCGTCAAGGGGATGGACTTCTCGTTCTCGGGGCTGATGAGCGCCGCCAAGGACGCCTACGACGAGGGGACGCCCGTCGAGGACGTCTGCTTCTCGTTGCAGGAGACGATCTTCGCCATGCTGACCGAGGTGGCCGAACGCGCCCTGTCGCTGACGGGATCGGACGAACTCGTCCTCGGCGGCGGCGTCGGGCAGAACGACCGCTTACGGGAGATGCTGTCGACGATGTGTGCCGACCGCGGCGCCGAGTTCTACGCGCCCGACCCCCGCTACCTACGGGACAACGCCGGCATGATCGCCGTTCTCGGCGCGAAGATGTACGCCGCCGACGAGACGCTGGCCGTCGAGGAGTCGGCGGTCGATCCGAACTTCCGGCCCGACGAGGTGCCGGTCACCTGGCGGCGCGACGAGTCGGTCGCCGTCGCTCCCGAGGAGTCCGCCGAGCGGCAGGGTGCCGAGGCCGTCGTCACGGTGGCGGCGGACCGCGTCACCAAGCGCCGCCTGTCGAAGTCGTACCGCCATCCGACCCTCGACGAGCGCCTCCGCCGGGAGCGGACGGTCGCGGAGGCGCGCCTGACGAGCGAGGCCCGGCGGCGGGGCGTCCCGACGCCCGTCGTCCGCGACGTGGACGTGGCCGAGGCGACGCTGACGTTCGACCGGGTCGGCGAGTCCGACCTCGCGGCCGCCCTCACGCCAGCCCGCGCCCGCGTCGTCGGCGAGCATCTCGCGACGCTCCACGGCGCCGGCGTCGTCCACGGCGACCCGACGGTCCGGAACGTCCGCGTCGACGGGGAACGGTGCTACCTGATCGACTTCGGTCTCGGCTACCACAGCGGCCACGTCGAGGATCACGCGATGGACTGTCACGTCTTCGAGGGGAGCGTCCGGGGGACGGCGACGGCGGACGCCGCGGAGGCGGCGCTGTCGGCGTTCGAGGCGGGGTACGCGGAGACGGGCGAGGCGGCCGTCATCTCGCGCCTTCGGGACGTCGAGGGGCGCGGCCGGTACCAGTGACCGGCGATCAGCAGTCGGATTCGGCCGCCCCGCCGGTGAACAGCGCCGTCCACGCCGACCAGTAGCGCTCCCAGGCGTCGACACAGCGGTCGAGGGCGCCCGCCCGGACCGGCCGCCGATCCGTGCCACGGCGCTCGTCGACGACGGTTCGACACTCGGGGCAGCGGACGCGCCGGTGGCCGCCGACCGTCCGGACGTCCCAGTCGCCGTCGAGCGGACTCGCGTGTCCGCACTCGGGACAGAAGAGCGTCGCCTTGCGGTCCTCGCCGGTGGAGGGCGACCGCGCGGGGGTGTGTTCCATCGGTTCAACCTTGGCGTCCGAGAGGCATA encodes the following:
- a CDS encoding 30S ribosomal protein S24e; protein product: MDIDIIEEDENPMLHRTDVRFRITHEDATPSRLSVRDSLAAKLNKDSDEVVVHELDTKFGMRKTIGYAKVYESPDHARDVEQDHMLDRNKISADAEDAEDADAEEA
- a CDS encoding bifunctional N(6)-L-threonylcarbamoyladenine synthase/serine/threonine protein kinase, producing the protein MRILGIEGTAWAASAAVYRFDPDAPLDADPPFIETDAYQPDSGGIHPREAAEHMGEAIPAVVEAALDAADGPIDAVAFSRGPGLGPCLRVVGTAARALAGTLDVPLVGVNHMVAHLEIGRHGSGFDSPVCLNASGANAHLLGYHDGRYRVLGETMDTGVGNALDKFTRHVGWSHPGGPKVEDAARDGEYVDLPYVVKGMDFSFSGLMSAAKDAYDEGTPVEDVCFSLQETIFAMLTEVAERALSLTGSDELVLGGGVGQNDRLREMLSTMCADRGAEFYAPDPRYLRDNAGMIAVLGAKMYAADETLAVEESAVDPNFRPDEVPVTWRRDESVAVAPEESAERQGAEAVVTVAADRVTKRRLSKSYRHPTLDERLRRERTVAEARLTSEARRRGVPTPVVRDVDVAEATLTFDRVGESDLAAALTPARARVVGEHLATLHGAGVVHGDPTVRNVRVDGERCYLIDFGLGYHSGHVEDHAMDCHVFEGSVRGTATADAAEAALSAFEAGYAETGEAAVISRLRDVEGRGRYQ